A genomic region of Caulobacter vibrioides contains the following coding sequences:
- a CDS encoding RNA-binding protein has protein sequence MTEAPAPRTHAEANRLRKDIVLGEATDEARLIRFVAGPDGVVVPDLARKLPGRGVWVGADRDSITTAAKKGLFSRAAKTKLTAPPDLADQVEALLARRVLEGLGLARKAGGIISGFEKVVAALGTGKVAWLVEAADGAEDGRRKILSAARKAANQPRLLGAFNSDELGLALGGENVIHTALLAGRGTDRWTLDVERLSGFRPLLPPAWSANAREDD, from the coding sequence ATGACCGAAGCCCCCGCGCCCAGGACCCACGCCGAAGCCAATCGCCTTCGCAAGGACATCGTCCTTGGCGAAGCGACCGATGAGGCGCGTCTGATCCGCTTCGTGGCGGGGCCGGACGGCGTTGTGGTTCCCGACCTGGCGCGCAAACTTCCCGGGCGCGGCGTCTGGGTCGGCGCGGACCGAGACTCGATCACGACCGCCGCCAAGAAGGGCCTGTTCTCCCGGGCCGCCAAAACCAAGCTGACCGCCCCGCCCGATCTGGCCGACCAGGTCGAGGCGCTGCTGGCCCGCCGGGTTCTTGAGGGCCTGGGCCTTGCGCGGAAGGCCGGCGGCATTATTTCGGGTTTCGAAAAGGTGGTCGCCGCCCTGGGAACGGGCAAGGTCGCCTGGCTGGTCGAGGCCGCCGACGGCGCCGAAGACGGTCGCCGCAAGATTCTTTCCGCCGCGCGGAAGGCCGCAAATCAGCCTCGCCTGCTGGGCGCCTTCAATTCCGACGAATTGGGTTTGGCCTTGGGCGGGGAGAATGTGATACACACAGCGCTTCTCGCTGGGCGTGGGACCGATCGCTGGACTTTAGATGTCGAGCGTTTATCCGGCTTCCGCCCGCTTCTGCCTCCCGCATGGTCGGCGAACGCACGCGAGGACGACTAG
- a CDS encoding DUF2939 domain-containing protein — protein MRMRLKALLALTAVAASLSACATVNRLDAGGDVHDLLVAIRDNDRATFDAHVDRRALKSQIEARLMAEARQRAGQNDGVIALAAIAAGPLANAAGEALIRPETFRAAANYYGYTPDRPIPGRVAIAAALRPTGDGRVCAARQDGPCLLTFTREGDRWRLSGFDAQAANLRGK, from the coding sequence TTGCGCATGCGCCTGAAAGCCCTTCTCGCCCTGACCGCTGTCGCCGCCTCCCTGAGCGCCTGCGCGACCGTCAACCGCCTCGACGCCGGCGGCGATGTGCATGACCTGTTGGTCGCGATCCGTGACAACGACCGCGCCACGTTCGACGCCCATGTCGACCGCCGCGCTCTGAAGAGTCAGATCGAGGCGCGACTGATGGCCGAAGCCCGCCAGCGCGCGGGCCAGAACGACGGCGTCATCGCCCTGGCCGCCATCGCCGCCGGCCCATTGGCCAACGCTGCCGGCGAGGCCCTGATCCGCCCCGAGACGTTCCGCGCGGCCGCCAACTATTACGGCTACACGCCTGATCGCCCGATCCCCGGTCGCGTGGCGATCGCCGCCGCCTTGCGCCCCACCGGCGACGGCCGCGTCTGCGCCGCTAGACAGGATGGCCCTTGCCTCCTGACCTTCACCCGTGAGGGCGATCGCTGGCGGCTGTCGGGCTTCGACGCCCAGGCGGCCAATCTTCGCGGCAAGTGA
- a CDS encoding helix-turn-helix domain-containing protein, translating into MGMSEPSDTERHPNPVDLHVGARIRMRRRILGVSQERLAEDLGLTFQQIQKYERGANRVSASKLYEIARSLQSPVDYFFEGLEDAAGGGMADEGGPFTHDFLMTPEGLELATLFPKIDRQKVRRRILELVRSMAAEDAASGLDD; encoded by the coding sequence GTGGGCATGAGCGAACCGTCGGACACCGAACGCCACCCCAATCCCGTCGACCTGCATGTTGGCGCCCGCATTCGCATGCGTCGTCGGATCCTGGGCGTCAGCCAGGAGCGCCTCGCCGAGGACCTCGGCCTCACCTTCCAGCAGATCCAGAAGTACGAGCGCGGAGCCAATCGGGTCAGCGCCAGCAAGCTCTATGAAATCGCCAGGAGCCTGCAGTCGCCCGTCGACTACTTCTTCGAGGGTCTCGAGGACGCTGCGGGCGGCGGCATGGCCGACGAAGGCGGGCCGTTCACGCACGATTTCCTGATGACGCCCGAAGGGCTGGAACTGGCGACGCTGTTCCCAAAGATCGATCGACAGAAGGTTCGGCGGCGGATCCTGGAGCTGGTGCGATCCATGGCCGCCGAGGACGCGGCTAGCGGCTTGGACGACTGA
- the rimP gene encoding ribosome maturation factor RimP, with the protein MRGKTQEDRDLIEMLDPVAESLGYEIVRLRLMGGTEQRRLQIMAEHPLLEDGTGGDMNVEDCAKLSRAVSEVLDAADPIVGEYTLEVSSPGIDRPLTRLKDFDDYAGLEARIELDRVAEGRKRFKGELAGVEDDQVGLNIEGEDDVTVYFPFAWVIDAKLVMTDALMERGAKQRAARLESENEDLSESEED; encoded by the coding sequence GTGCGCGGGAAGACGCAGGAAGACCGTGACCTGATCGAGATGCTCGATCCCGTGGCCGAGAGCCTCGGCTACGAGATTGTTCGCCTGCGCCTGATGGGCGGGACCGAACAACGCCGCCTGCAGATCATGGCCGAGCACCCGCTGCTGGAAGACGGCACGGGCGGCGACATGAACGTCGAGGATTGCGCCAAGTTGTCGCGCGCCGTCTCCGAAGTGCTCGACGCGGCCGACCCGATCGTCGGCGAATACACTCTGGAAGTCTCCAGCCCCGGCATCGACCGGCCGCTGACCCGCCTGAAGGACTTTGACGACTATGCGGGCCTGGAAGCCCGCATCGAGCTTGATCGCGTGGCCGAGGGCCGCAAGCGCTTCAAGGGTGAACTCGCCGGGGTCGAGGACGACCAGGTGGGCCTGAACATCGAGGGCGAGGACGACGTCACCGTCTACTTCCCCTTCGCGTGGGTCATCGACGCCAAGCTCGTCATGACCGACGCCCTGATGGAGCGGGGGGCCAAGCAACGGGCCGCCCGCCTCGAATCCGAAAACGAAGACCTGTCCGAAAGTGAAGAGGACTGA
- the metK gene encoding methionine adenosyltransferase: protein MSRSSYIFTSESVSEGHPDKVADRISDTVVDAFLSVDPEARVACETLVTTNRVVLAGEVRAGKPDGDKKANKQLTKDILGSLEPKVRAAIKDIGYEQKGFHWNKAKYSNFLHGQSAHIAQGVDATDKKEEGAGDQGIMFGYASTETPELMPATLQYSHNILKRLAELRHSGALSELEPDAKSQVTLEYDGNGRPLRVVSIVVSHQHKKKIDGKAATSKRVLELIKPHILPIFPDGLITKKTQWLVNPTGRFEIGGPDGDAGLTGRKIIVDTYGGAAPHGGGAFSGKDPTKVDRSAAYACRYLAKNVVAAGLADRCTIQIAYAIGVAQPVSFHVDLHGTGKVDPAVLEKTLPQLIGGATPRAIREHLQLNRPIYARTAAYGHFGRTPDSEGGFSWEKTDLMSDLKGLA, encoded by the coding sequence TTGAGCCGTTCGTCCTACATCTTCACCAGCGAGAGCGTTTCCGAAGGTCACCCCGACAAGGTCGCCGATCGCATCAGCGACACCGTCGTCGACGCCTTCCTCTCGGTCGATCCCGAGGCGCGCGTCGCCTGCGAGACCTTGGTGACCACCAATCGCGTCGTGCTGGCCGGTGAGGTTCGCGCCGGCAAGCCGGACGGCGACAAGAAGGCCAACAAGCAGCTGACTAAGGACATCCTCGGCTCCCTGGAGCCGAAGGTCCGCGCGGCGATCAAGGATATCGGCTACGAGCAGAAGGGCTTCCACTGGAACAAGGCGAAGTACTCCAACTTCCTGCACGGCCAGTCCGCCCACATCGCCCAGGGCGTGGACGCCACCGACAAGAAGGAAGAAGGCGCCGGCGACCAGGGCATCATGTTCGGCTACGCCAGCACCGAGACCCCGGAACTGATGCCGGCCACGCTGCAATACAGCCACAACATCCTCAAGCGCCTGGCCGAGCTGCGTCACAGTGGCGCGCTCTCCGAGCTCGAGCCCGACGCCAAGAGCCAGGTCACCCTGGAATATGACGGTAATGGACGCCCGCTGCGCGTGGTCTCGATCGTCGTGTCGCACCAGCACAAGAAGAAGATCGACGGCAAGGCCGCGACCTCCAAGCGCGTGCTGGAGCTGATCAAGCCGCACATCCTGCCGATCTTCCCCGACGGCCTGATCACCAAGAAGACCCAGTGGCTGGTCAATCCGACCGGCCGCTTCGAGATCGGCGGCCCGGACGGCGACGCTGGTCTCACCGGTCGCAAGATCATCGTCGACACCTACGGCGGCGCGGCCCCGCACGGCGGCGGCGCGTTCTCGGGCAAGGATCCGACCAAGGTCGACCGCTCGGCGGCCTATGCCTGCCGCTACCTGGCCAAGAACGTGGTCGCCGCGGGTCTGGCCGATCGCTGCACCATCCAGATCGCCTACGCCATTGGCGTCGCCCAGCCGGTTTCGTTCCACGTTGACCTGCACGGCACCGGCAAGGTGGATCCGGCGGTGCTGGAAAAGACCCTGCCGCAGCTGATCGGCGGCGCCACCCCGCGCGCGATCCGCGAGCACCTGCAACTGAACCGCCCGATCTACGCCCGCACCGCCGCCTACGGTCACTTTGGCCGGACGCCGGACAGCGAGGGCGGCTTCTCGTGGGAGAAGACCGACCTCATGAGCGACCTGAAGGGCCTGGCGTAA
- the trmB gene encoding tRNA (guanosine(46)-N7)-methyltransferase TrmB, translating into MTNPQQPHGPLRSFGRLKSRPVKPRQQALLDTLLPQIAVPSGPFQPLNLMPEAKAVWLEIGFGGGEHMAAQAGRNPETLVIGAEPFVNGVASAVRHVEEQALKNVRIHEGDARDVVDWLPDACLDRVFIMFPDPWHKARHNKRRLIQPEFVRELARVMKPGAALRFATDWADYAEWTTERVLADPDFRFADEAADRNAIPTDHVTTRYEEKKLGDCAPVFLDFVRA; encoded by the coding sequence ATGACCAACCCGCAACAACCCCACGGGCCGCTGCGCTCGTTCGGCCGCCTGAAGTCGCGCCCTGTGAAGCCGCGCCAGCAGGCCCTGCTCGACACCCTGTTGCCGCAGATCGCCGTCCCGAGCGGTCCGTTCCAGCCGCTGAACCTGATGCCCGAGGCCAAGGCCGTCTGGCTGGAGATCGGCTTTGGCGGCGGCGAGCACATGGCGGCCCAGGCGGGCCGCAACCCCGAAACCCTGGTGATCGGCGCCGAGCCCTTCGTGAACGGCGTGGCCAGCGCCGTGCGTCACGTCGAGGAGCAGGCGCTCAAGAACGTCCGCATCCACGAGGGCGACGCCCGCGACGTGGTGGACTGGCTGCCCGACGCCTGCCTGGATCGCGTGTTCATCATGTTCCCGGATCCCTGGCACAAGGCCCGGCACAACAAGCGCCGCCTGATCCAGCCGGAGTTCGTGCGCGAGCTGGCGCGGGTCATGAAGCCGGGCGCCGCCCTGCGTTTCGCCACCGACTGGGCCGACTACGCCGAGTGGACGACCGAGCGGGTGCTGGCCGATCCGGACTTCCGTTTCGCCGATGAGGCGGCGGACCGCAACGCGATCCCAACCGACCACGTGACCACGCGCTACGAGGAAAAGAAGCTGGGCGACTGCGCGCCGGTGTTCCTGGACTTTGTCAGGGCTTAG
- the infB gene encoding translation initiation factor IF-2, with product MSDENENGRPGGRTPMTLKPRQGSVSAGVVKQSFSHGRTKTVVVETKRTRPHAPAAGNLAAPSSAERRQGDPPAPRPSQSQGGGGGSAGGLSQEELRARQRVVDAAREAQARQAAEQAAAEARARAAQEAAQREAAAKAAAERAAAAPPPVAQAPVAPVAPVTPPPAAPQAPRPVAQAPTAPPAPRQDAPRQDTRAPTAGQTRTYEPSRERRDDRPSTTTYRPTPQGDRPFNQRAPRPDANANFGQRAPRPEGDRPRGPRPEGDRGGYRGDRPQGGDRPQGDRPQGDRPQQTVRYSALAPRPAPGGARGPGGPPRGPRPGVPASAPATPEIQRAMRSAPRPGGEVSRRPDEDDDRRKSAAPNKAVSRVKGAPQRREGRLTIQAVAGDGDSADRMRSLASVRRAREREKEKRRGGVAEQARVAREVVIPDVITVQELSNRMAVRGVDIIKFLMRQGVMLKINDVIDNDTAELVATEFGHTVKRVSEADVEEGFIGAEDTDDHMEARPPVVTIMGHVDHGKTSLLDALRSTDVAAGEHGGITQHIGAYQVRLKDGQRVTFLDTPGHAAFSAMRARGANITDIVVLVVAGDDGVMPQTIEAIKHAKAADVPIIVAVNKMDKPGSDPTRVVNELLQHEIVVESLGGDTQIIEVSAKARTGLDDLLDAILLQSEVLDLKANPDRTADGVVIEAKLDKGRGAVSTVLVNRGTLKRGDIVVAGAQFGRVRALLNERNEQLTEAGPATPVEILGLDGVPSPGEAFAVVENEARARELTEYRIRQKREKSLAPIGAGASMADMMAKLQDKKLKELPLIIKADVQGSAEAIIGSLDKMATDEVRARIILSGAGAISESDVMLAKGAGAPVIGFNVRASAQARALAEREGVEIRYYAIIYDLLDDIKGVLSGMLAPIQRETFLGNAEVLQAFDISKIGKVAGCKVTEGVVRKGAKVRIIRQDIVVLELGTLQTLKRFKDEVNEVPVGQECGMMFAGFQDIKVGDTIECFTVEEIKRQLD from the coding sequence ATGAGCGACGAGAACGAAAACGGCCGACCCGGCGGACGCACCCCGATGACCCTGAAGCCCCGCCAGGGCTCAGTGAGCGCCGGGGTCGTGAAGCAGAGCTTCAGCCACGGCCGGACCAAGACGGTGGTGGTGGAAACCAAGCGGACGCGTCCCCACGCGCCCGCAGCAGGCAATCTTGCCGCGCCGTCCTCGGCCGAGCGTCGTCAGGGCGATCCGCCCGCGCCGCGCCCGTCGCAATCGCAAGGTGGCGGTGGCGGATCCGCCGGTGGGCTGTCGCAGGAAGAACTGCGCGCCCGTCAACGCGTCGTCGACGCCGCGCGTGAGGCTCAAGCCCGCCAGGCGGCCGAACAAGCCGCTGCGGAGGCCCGCGCCCGCGCGGCCCAGGAAGCCGCTCAACGTGAAGCCGCCGCCAAGGCCGCGGCCGAGCGCGCCGCCGCTGCTCCGCCGCCCGTCGCGCAAGCGCCTGTGGCGCCTGTCGCGCCCGTGACCCCGCCGCCCGCTGCGCCTCAGGCGCCGCGACCGGTGGCTCAAGCCCCGACTGCGCCCCCGGCCCCGCGCCAGGACGCCCCGCGTCAGGACACGCGCGCCCCGACGGCCGGCCAGACACGCACCTACGAACCCAGCCGCGAGCGTCGCGACGATCGTCCCAGCACCACGACCTATCGTCCGACCCCGCAAGGCGACCGTCCGTTCAACCAGCGCGCGCCGCGTCCCGACGCCAACGCCAACTTCGGTCAGCGCGCGCCGCGCCCCGAGGGCGACCGTCCGCGCGGTCCGCGCCCCGAAGGGGATCGCGGCGGCTATCGTGGTGATCGTCCGCAAGGCGGCGACCGTCCGCAGGGCGACCGTCCGCAAGGCGATCGTCCTCAGCAGACCGTCCGTTACTCGGCCCTGGCTCCGCGCCCGGCGCCTGGTGGCGCGCGCGGTCCCGGCGGCCCGCCCCGTGGTCCGCGCCCTGGCGTTCCCGCCTCGGCTCCGGCGACGCCGGAAATCCAGCGCGCCATGCGCTCGGCCCCGCGTCCCGGCGGCGAAGTCAGCCGCCGGCCCGACGAGGACGATGATCGCCGCAAGAGCGCCGCGCCCAACAAGGCCGTCTCCCGCGTCAAGGGCGCCCCGCAGCGCCGCGAAGGTCGTCTGACCATCCAGGCCGTGGCCGGTGACGGCGACTCCGCCGACCGGATGCGTTCGCTCGCCTCGGTCCGTCGGGCCCGTGAGCGCGAAAAGGAAAAGCGCCGCGGCGGCGTGGCCGAACAGGCGCGTGTCGCCCGTGAAGTGGTCATTCCCGACGTCATCACCGTGCAGGAACTGTCCAACCGGATGGCCGTGCGCGGCGTCGACATCATCAAGTTCCTGATGCGTCAGGGCGTGATGCTGAAGATCAACGACGTCATCGACAATGACACCGCCGAGCTGGTGGCCACCGAGTTTGGTCACACCGTCAAGCGCGTGTCGGAAGCCGACGTCGAAGAAGGCTTCATCGGCGCCGAGGACACCGACGACCACATGGAGGCCCGACCGCCGGTCGTGACCATCATGGGTCACGTCGACCACGGCAAGACCAGCCTGCTGGACGCCCTGCGTTCGACGGACGTGGCCGCCGGCGAGCACGGTGGCATCACCCAGCACATCGGCGCCTATCAGGTTCGCCTGAAGGACGGTCAACGCGTGACCTTCCTCGACACGCCCGGTCACGCCGCCTTCTCGGCGATGCGCGCTCGCGGCGCCAACATCACCGACATCGTGGTGCTGGTCGTGGCCGGTGACGACGGCGTGATGCCCCAGACGATCGAGGCGATCAAACACGCCAAGGCCGCTGACGTGCCGATTATCGTCGCCGTCAACAAGATGGACAAGCCGGGCTCGGACCCGACCCGCGTGGTCAACGAGCTGCTGCAGCACGAGATCGTCGTCGAAAGCCTGGGCGGCGACACCCAGATCATCGAGGTCTCGGCCAAGGCGCGCACGGGTCTGGACGACCTGCTGGACGCCATCCTGCTGCAGTCCGAAGTGCTGGACCTGAAGGCCAACCCCGACCGCACCGCCGATGGCGTGGTGATCGAGGCCAAGCTGGACAAGGGTCGCGGCGCGGTTTCGACCGTCCTGGTCAATCGCGGCACGCTGAAGCGCGGCGACATCGTCGTCGCCGGCGCCCAGTTCGGCCGGGTTCGCGCCCTGTTGAACGAGCGTAACGAGCAGCTGACCGAAGCCGGTCCCGCCACCCCGGTCGAGATCCTCGGCCTGGACGGCGTGCCTTCGCCGGGCGAAGCCTTCGCCGTGGTGGAGAACGAAGCCCGCGCTCGCGAGCTGACCGAGTACCGCATCCGCCAGAAGCGCGAGAAGTCGCTGGCGCCGATCGGCGCGGGCGCTTCCATGGCCGACATGATGGCCAAGCTGCAGGACAAGAAGCTGAAAGAGCTTCCGCTGATCATCAAGGCCGACGTGCAAGGTTCGGCCGAGGCGATCATCGGTTCGCTGGACAAGATGGCCACCGACGAGGTCCGCGCGCGGATCATCCTGTCGGGCGCCGGCGCGATCAGCGAAAGCGACGTCATGCTGGCCAAGGGCGCCGGCGCGCCGGTCATCGGCTTCAACGTCCGCGCCTCGGCGCAGGCCCGAGCCCTGGCCGAACGCGAAGGCGTCGAGATCCGCTACTACGCGATCATCTACGACCTGCTGGACGATATCAAAGGCGTGCTCTCGGGCATGCTGGCGCCGATCCAGCGCGAAACCTTCCTTGGCAACGCCGAGGTCCTGCAGGCCTTCGACATCTCGAAGATCGGCAAGGTCGCCGGCTGTAAGGTCACCGAAGGCGTGGTCCGCAAGGGCGCCAAGGTCCGGATCATCCGTCAGGACATCGTGGTTCTGGAACTGGGCACCCTGCAGACGCTCAAGCGCTTCAAGGACGAGGTCAACGAAGTCCCCGTCGGTCAGGAGTGCGGCATGATGTTCGCGGGCTTCCAGGACATCAAGGTCGGCGACACGATCGAGTGCTTCACCGTCGAAGAGATCAAGCGCCAGCTCGACTAA
- the ppa gene encoding inorganic diphosphatase — MDLSKIAVGVNPPYDLNAIIEIPQGGEPVKYEIDKESGALMVDRFLHTAMFYPANYGFIPHTLADDGDPADIMVVGPTPVVPGAIIRCRPIGTLMMVDEAGSDEKILAVPVDKLHPFYTGVTSWRDLPTILTEQIAHFFQHYKDLEKGKSTKISGWADPDETAEIIRTAIKRYNESY; from the coding sequence ATGGACCTGTCCAAGATCGCCGTCGGCGTAAACCCGCCGTACGACCTGAACGCCATCATCGAGATCCCGCAGGGCGGCGAGCCGGTGAAGTATGAAATCGACAAGGAAAGCGGCGCCCTGATGGTCGACCGTTTCCTGCACACGGCGATGTTCTATCCGGCCAACTACGGCTTCATCCCGCACACCCTGGCCGACGACGGCGACCCCGCCGACATCATGGTGGTGGGTCCGACCCCGGTGGTGCCCGGCGCGATCATCCGCTGCCGCCCGATCGGCACCCTGATGATGGTCGACGAGGCTGGCTCGGATGAGAAGATCCTGGCCGTACCGGTCGACAAACTGCACCCGTTCTACACCGGCGTGACCAGCTGGCGCGACCTGCCCACCATCCTGACCGAGCAGATCGCCCACTTCTTCCAGCACTACAAGGACCTGGAAAAGGGCAAGTCGACGAAGATCAGCGGCTGGGCCGATCCCGACGAGACCGCCGAGATCATCCGCACGGCGATCAAGCGCTACAACGAAAGCTACTGA
- the nusA gene encoding transcription termination factor NusA: protein MAIGIAANRLELLQIADAVAREKGIEKEVVIEAIEDALQKAARARYGAEHDIRVKIDPKTGETTQKRLIEVVADETDLEGEIGKMPFSIAKRTWRDAEIGKVYEEVLPPFEIGRVQTQMARQVVMHKVREAERERQYDEYKDRVGEIVNGSVKRVEYGNVIVDLGRGEGIMRRDQSIPRENFNVGDRIRAYIYDVRRETKGPQIMLSRAHGGFMAKLFAQEVPEVYDGVIEIRAVARDPGSRAKMAVISNDGSIDPVGACVGMRGSRVQAVVAELQGEKIDIIQWSEDEATFIVNALAPAEVSKVVMDEEDERVEVVVPDEQLSLAIGRRGQNVRLASQLTGWQIDIMTESQESERRQREFAERTALFQEALDVDEVIAQLLVTEGFAAVEDVAYVEPHEIASIEGFDEETAEELQARAREFLEKEAAELDTKRKALGVEDEVLAIEGVTLAMAVALGEGDVKSVEDLAGLVPDDMRGWFENKGGERVREPGILESFNLSPEDAEALIMRARIAMGWVEAPPEPEYEEGEGDVAEDIGEDVVEDAAEEVAAEGDVAAEQEEA from the coding sequence ATGGCCATCGGCATCGCCGCCAACCGGCTTGAACTCCTGCAGATCGCCGACGCGGTCGCCCGCGAAAAGGGCATCGAGAAGGAAGTCGTCATCGAGGCCATCGAGGACGCCCTGCAGAAGGCTGCCCGCGCCCGCTACGGCGCCGAGCACGACATCCGCGTCAAGATCGACCCCAAGACGGGCGAAACGACGCAGAAGCGCCTGATCGAAGTCGTCGCCGACGAAACCGACCTGGAAGGCGAGATCGGCAAGATGCCCTTCTCGATCGCCAAGCGCACCTGGCGCGACGCCGAGATCGGCAAGGTCTATGAAGAAGTGCTCCCGCCGTTCGAGATCGGCCGCGTGCAGACCCAGATGGCCCGTCAGGTCGTCATGCATAAGGTCCGCGAGGCCGAGCGCGAGCGTCAGTACGACGAGTACAAGGATCGCGTCGGCGAGATCGTCAACGGCAGTGTCAAGCGCGTCGAATACGGCAACGTGATCGTCGACCTGGGCCGTGGCGAAGGCATCATGCGCCGCGACCAGTCGATCCCGCGCGAGAACTTCAACGTCGGCGACCGCATCCGCGCCTACATCTACGACGTCCGTCGCGAGACCAAGGGCCCGCAGATCATGCTGAGCCGCGCGCACGGCGGCTTCATGGCCAAGCTGTTCGCCCAGGAAGTGCCGGAAGTCTACGACGGCGTCATCGAGATCCGCGCTGTGGCCCGCGACCCGGGCTCGCGCGCCAAGATGGCCGTCATCTCCAACGACGGCTCGATCGACCCGGTCGGCGCCTGCGTCGGCATGCGCGGCTCGCGCGTTCAGGCGGTCGTGGCCGAGCTGCAGGGCGAGAAGATCGACATCATCCAGTGGTCGGAAGACGAAGCCACCTTCATCGTCAACGCCCTGGCCCCGGCCGAAGTCTCCAAGGTCGTCATGGACGAGGAGGACGAGCGCGTCGAAGTGGTGGTGCCGGACGAACAGCTGTCGCTGGCCATCGGCCGTCGCGGCCAGAACGTGCGCCTCGCCTCGCAGCTGACCGGCTGGCAGATCGACATCATGACCGAGAGCCAGGAGAGCGAGCGCCGCCAGCGCGAGTTCGCCGAGCGTACGGCCCTGTTCCAGGAAGCCCTGGACGTCGATGAGGTCATCGCCCAGCTGCTGGTCACCGAAGGCTTCGCCGCGGTGGAAGACGTCGCCTATGTCGAGCCGCATGAAATCGCCTCGATCGAGGGCTTCGACGAGGAAACCGCCGAGGAACTGCAGGCCCGCGCCCGCGAGTTCCTCGAAAAGGAAGCCGCCGAACTGGACACCAAGCGCAAGGCGCTGGGCGTCGAGGACGAGGTCCTGGCCATCGAGGGCGTGACCCTGGCCATGGCCGTGGCCCTGGGCGAAGGCGATGTGAAGTCGGTCGAGGATCTTGCGGGTCTGGTGCCGGACGACATGCGCGGCTGGTTCGAGAACAAGGGCGGCGAGCGCGTGCGCGAACCGGGCATCCTGGAAAGCTTCAACCTCTCGCCGGAAGACGCCGAGGCGCTGATCATGCGCGCTCGTATCGCCATGGGCTGGGTCGAGGCCCCGCCTGAGCCGGAATACGAAGAAGGTGAAGGCGACGTCGCTGAAGACATCGGAGAAGATGTCGTTGAAGACGCCGCTGAAGAGGTCGCCGCTGAAGGCGACGTCGCCGCAGAGCAGGAAGAGGCCTAA